A region of Xylocopa sonorina isolate GNS202 chromosome 13, iyXylSono1_principal, whole genome shotgun sequence DNA encodes the following proteins:
- the LOC143430342 gene encoding cyclin-K-like isoform X1, with product MPCWYYKKKELKNTPSIQDGIDYETECRYRKEGARFIIDMGTKMDLGYNTMATGAVYFHRFYMFHSFKNFPRYVTACCCLFLAGKVEETPKKCKDIIKTAKSLLTEQKFMTFGENPKVDFPNLISLKVLFLCKEIFSVLYLFQEEVMTLERILLQTIKFDLQVEHPYSYLLKYVKCLKGDKHKLHKMVQTAWTFVNDSLCTTLSLQWEPEIIAVALMYLAGKLSKCEVVDWNGRQPKHLRWWDMFVEDVTMDLLEDICHQVLDLYSQANNTKPPDSPPLIPSNEPCKDRPITAPPTESASTTPNVNITPGKVEAATVAANGCPAADTTDSIKPLDVPPHFPTYPANFPPSNISYPPAFPPANVSVPPPPVNTMNHIVPPMHHMGTSGTIRPAPPTPTTTQTPFPPYPYATNASYFPPNTPVPPAPTPRTYYPPQP from the exons ATGCCATGCTGGTATTATAAGAAGAAAGAACTAAAGAATACACCTTCCATTCAAGATGGAATTGATTACGAAACGGAATGCAGATACAGGAAAGAAGGTGCTAGGTTCATTATCGATATGGGCACGAAAATGGATTTAGGATATAATACAATGGCAACTGGTGCCGTTTATTTCCACAGATTTTACATGTTTCATTCGTTTAAAAATTTCCCAAGATAC GTGACAGCATGCTGTTGTTTATTTCTGGCAGGCAAAGTAGAAGAGACTCCAAAGAAATGTAAGGATATTATCAAGACTGCGAAATCTTTGTTGACTGAACAAAAGTTTATGACATTTGGGGAAAACCCAAAGGTAGACTTCCCAAATTTGATATCACTGAAAGTATTGTTTTTGTGCAAAGAAATCTTTTCAGTTTTATATCTCTTCCAGGAAGAGGTCATGACGCTAGAAAGAATTTTGTTACAAACTATTAAGTTTGATTTACAAGTTGAGCACCCGtatagctatttgttgaaatatgTAAAATGTCTTAAAG gtgataaacataaatTGCACAAAATGGTTCAAACAGCTTGGACATTTGTTAATGATAG TTTATGCACCACGTTATCACTACAGTGGGAACCAGAAATTATTGCTGTTGCACTGATGTACTTAGCTGGAAAGTTAAGCAAATGTGAAGTGGTGGATTGGAATGGAAGACAACCAAAACACTTAAGGTGGTGGGATATGTTTGTTGAAGATGTTACTATGGATCTTTTAGAAG acATATGTCATCAAGTGTTAGATTTATATTCACAAGCTAATAACACAAAACCACCGGATTCACCACCACTAATACCATCTAATGAACCATGTAAGGATAGACCTATAACAGCACCTCCCACAGAATCAGCATCTACTACACCAAATG TTAATATTACTCCAGGAAAAGTCGAAGCAGCTACAGTCGCCGCAAATGGATGCCCAGCTGCAGATACTACAGATTCAATAAAGCCATTGGATGTACCGCCACACTTTCCAACATATCCAGCCAATTTCCCACCCAGCAATATAAGTTACCCTCCAGCATTTCCTCCGGCAAATGTTTCCGTACCCCCGCCACCTGTAAATACAATGAATCACATTGTTCCGCCAATGCATCATATGGGTACCTCTGGTACCATCAGACCTGCACCGCCTACTCCGACTACGACGCAAACGCCGTTCCCACCATATCCGTATGCAACAAATGCATCATATTTTCCTCCAAATACTCCAGTACCTCCGGCACCTACACCCCGGACGTATTATCCACCACAACCTTAA
- the Psmg1 gene encoding proteasome assembly chaperone 1 codes for MASFFGEVVFPVSRAFWDEEDENEEPEYSSSQPEFFVRWLKEKPSEINTFVIIEGEMLIDFSRECLCPNSEEVCFVENNMEKKVCTIYRINDDMYLCLVCPRFDVKFSGKLVEKIGDIISSTKSTICITCRHVSHFKSKNVPTVPSFLRMLTTRNGENICKNKEPFLEQPNIIYGVAAGVLSYAEFMEVPSVLYVLYADSFVLDSLSAEPLLKLFTAMNCTLHNVTFDGKDFFTRGNLYM; via the exons ATGGCAAGTTTCTTCGGTGAGGTGGTGTTCCCGGTTTCACGTGCATTTTGGGACGAAGAAGATGAAAATGAAGAACCTGAATATTCTTCAAGTCAACC CGAGTTTTTTGTTCGTTGGTTGAAAGAGAAACCATCCGAAATCAATACTTTTGTTATAATCGAAGGAGAAATGCTAATTG ATTTCTCGAGAGAATGTTTGTGTCCAAATTCGGAAGAAGTATGTTTTGTGGAAAATAACATGGAAAAGAAAGTATGTACAATCTATCGTATTAACGATGACATGTATTTGTGCCTAGTGTGTCCACGCTTTGACGTGAAATTTTCAGGAAAACTCGTAGAAAAG ATAGGTGATATAATATCGAGTACAAAAAGTACAATCTGTATAACATGTCGTCACGTATCCCACTTTAAAAGCAAAAATGTGCCAACAGTACCGTCTTTCTTAAGAATGTTAACTACAAGAAATGGGGAGAATATTTGCAAAAACAAAGAACCATTTCTAGAGCAACCGAATATCATATACGGAGTGGCAGCAGGAG TATTATCATATGCTGAATTCATGGAAGTACCTTCAGTTTTGTATGTTTTGTATGCAGATAGTTTTGTACTTGACTCATTATCGGCAGAACCACTTCTAAAATTATTTACAGCAATGAATTGTACATTGCATAATGTTACGTTCGATGGGAAAGACTTTTTTACTAGAGGCAACCTTTATATGTAA
- the LOC143430342 gene encoding cyclin-K-like isoform X2 produces MPCWYYKKKELKNTPSIQDGIDYETECRYRKEGARFIIDMGTKMDLGYNTMATGAVYFHRFYMFHSFKNFPRYVTACCCLFLAGKVEETPKKCKDIIKTAKSLLTEQKFMTFGENPKEEVMTLERILLQTIKFDLQVEHPYSYLLKYVKCLKGDKHKLHKMVQTAWTFVNDSLCTTLSLQWEPEIIAVALMYLAGKLSKCEVVDWNGRQPKHLRWWDMFVEDVTMDLLEDICHQVLDLYSQANNTKPPDSPPLIPSNEPCKDRPITAPPTESASTTPNVNITPGKVEAATVAANGCPAADTTDSIKPLDVPPHFPTYPANFPPSNISYPPAFPPANVSVPPPPVNTMNHIVPPMHHMGTSGTIRPAPPTPTTTQTPFPPYPYATNASYFPPNTPVPPAPTPRTYYPPQP; encoded by the exons ATGCCATGCTGGTATTATAAGAAGAAAGAACTAAAGAATACACCTTCCATTCAAGATGGAATTGATTACGAAACGGAATGCAGATACAGGAAAGAAGGTGCTAGGTTCATTATCGATATGGGCACGAAAATGGATTTAGGATATAATACAATGGCAACTGGTGCCGTTTATTTCCACAGATTTTACATGTTTCATTCGTTTAAAAATTTCCCAAGATAC GTGACAGCATGCTGTTGTTTATTTCTGGCAGGCAAAGTAGAAGAGACTCCAAAGAAATGTAAGGATATTATCAAGACTGCGAAATCTTTGTTGACTGAACAAAAGTTTATGACATTTGGGGAAAACCCAAAG GAAGAGGTCATGACGCTAGAAAGAATTTTGTTACAAACTATTAAGTTTGATTTACAAGTTGAGCACCCGtatagctatttgttgaaatatgTAAAATGTCTTAAAG gtgataaacataaatTGCACAAAATGGTTCAAACAGCTTGGACATTTGTTAATGATAG TTTATGCACCACGTTATCACTACAGTGGGAACCAGAAATTATTGCTGTTGCACTGATGTACTTAGCTGGAAAGTTAAGCAAATGTGAAGTGGTGGATTGGAATGGAAGACAACCAAAACACTTAAGGTGGTGGGATATGTTTGTTGAAGATGTTACTATGGATCTTTTAGAAG acATATGTCATCAAGTGTTAGATTTATATTCACAAGCTAATAACACAAAACCACCGGATTCACCACCACTAATACCATCTAATGAACCATGTAAGGATAGACCTATAACAGCACCTCCCACAGAATCAGCATCTACTACACCAAATG TTAATATTACTCCAGGAAAAGTCGAAGCAGCTACAGTCGCCGCAAATGGATGCCCAGCTGCAGATACTACAGATTCAATAAAGCCATTGGATGTACCGCCACACTTTCCAACATATCCAGCCAATTTCCCACCCAGCAATATAAGTTACCCTCCAGCATTTCCTCCGGCAAATGTTTCCGTACCCCCGCCACCTGTAAATACAATGAATCACATTGTTCCGCCAATGCATCATATGGGTACCTCTGGTACCATCAGACCTGCACCGCCTACTCCGACTACGACGCAAACGCCGTTCCCACCATATCCGTATGCAACAAATGCATCATATTTTCCTCCAAATACTCCAGTACCTCCGGCACCTACACCCCGGACGTATTATCCACCACAACCTTAA